The following coding sequences are from one Lolium rigidum isolate FL_2022 chromosome 6, APGP_CSIRO_Lrig_0.1, whole genome shotgun sequence window:
- the LOC124667484 gene encoding uncharacterized protein LOC124667484: protein MIYDSSGGYVGTSKFPCFCGESADLWRSGTDENPGRLFVKCGMDKRCKYWEWEDEICARLPGKVKQPGRVGASGRIRAAGIEEETATSQQIRADMTVIRYSLLAIALASVWIASRV, encoded by the exons ATGATATACGATAGCAGTGGAGGCTATGTTGGGACGTCGAAGTTTCCATGTTTCTGCGGCGAGTCGGCTGACTTATGGCGTTCTGGGACTGACGAGAATCCTGGTAGACTGTTCGTGAAATGCGGAATGGATAAG AGATGCAAGTACTGGGAATGGGAAGACGAGATCTGTGCCAGGTTGCCCGGCAAAGTAAAGCAGCCAGGTCGAGTTGGGGCATCAGGACGCATCCGCGCTGCTGGCATCGAGGAAGAAACTGCGACAAGCCAACAGATCAGGGCGGATATGACTGTGATTCGTTACTCTTTGCTGGCCATTGCTCTGGCGTCTGTGTGGATAGCTAGCCGGGTGTGA